A window of the Desulfobulbaceae bacterium genome harbors these coding sequences:
- a CDS encoding response regulator, whose amino-acid sequence MSTIDPKQLTFLIVDDIDNMRRSIRAMLKLIAFGKSYCEACNGKEAWAILNNKETTVDFIISDWNMPKMNGTELLSLIRSSKKLRDIPFLMITAETNQSIVAEAAENDVDAYLTKPFVTATLELKIKELLNQASNPSPLAQLLKRAEEFSEKGMLDEAIECISLAVKSNPRSSKPLRELGRLYLKKGFTDKALLCFQRASDQNRLDIPSLQYLGQIYLKMGDSEKAITYFTKALDLSPRNADRAFRVASLLLDRQKLPEAEKIFRSMLRNSPEDIDLATEIADTSLKHDLYEFASKTYRSVLNAAPDRQFLNKKLGHALVMAGHPREAIEILEKVAPKFPNDADLLINLAQAYFDINLKIRADQLAIRVQRLDPQNARAQAIIEKCL is encoded by the coding sequence ATGAGTACCATAGATCCCAAACAGTTAACATTTCTCATCGTCGACGATATTGACAATATGCGTCGTTCCATCCGGGCCATGTTAAAACTCATCGCCTTTGGCAAATCCTATTGCGAAGCGTGCAACGGCAAAGAGGCCTGGGCGATACTCAACAACAAAGAGACTACAGTTGATTTTATTATCTCCGACTGGAATATGCCGAAGATGAATGGGACCGAACTCTTGAGCTTAATCCGTTCATCTAAGAAATTAAGAGATATCCCCTTCCTGATGATAACCGCCGAGACCAACCAAAGCATCGTCGCCGAAGCAGCGGAAAACGATGTGGATGCCTACCTGACCAAGCCCTTCGTCACGGCCACCTTGGAACTTAAAATCAAAGAACTCCTCAATCAAGCCTCCAACCCCAGTCCGTTAGCCCAACTTCTCAAGAGAGCAGAAGAGTTCAGTGAAAAAGGGATGCTTGATGAAGCGATCGAATGCATCTCCCTGGCCGTCAAAAGTAACCCCCGATCATCAAAGCCCTTACGCGAACTCGGGCGTCTCTACCTCAAAAAAGGCTTCACCGACAAAGCCTTACTTTGTTTTCAACGAGCCAGCGACCAAAACCGTCTCGACATCCCATCGCTCCAATACCTTGGACAAATTTATCTCAAAATGGGCGACTCCGAAAAAGCCATCACCTATTTCACCAAGGCCCTGGACTTAAGCCCGCGCAATGCCGACCGAGCGTTCAGGGTGGCATCCCTGCTCTTAGACCGCCAGAAACTCCCCGAGGCCGAAAAAATATTCCGTTCAATGCTTCGAAACAGCCCCGAGGACATTGATCTGGCCACAGAAATCGCGGATACCTCCCTCAAACACGACCTGTATGAATTTGCCAGCAAGACTTACCGCTCGGTGCTTAATGCCGCCCCTGACCGCCAATTTCTAAACAAGAAACTTGGGCACGCCCTGGTCATGGCAGGTCACCCCCGTGAGGCCATTGAAATTTTAGAAAAAGTAGCGCCCAAATTCCCCAATGACGCAGACCTGCTCATCAACCTGGCCCAGGCCTACTTTGATATCAATCTGAAAATAAGGGCTGATCAATTGGCAATCCGAGTCCAACGCCTCGACCCGCAAAATGCCAGAGCCCAGGCCATCATTGAAAAATGCCTGTAA
- a CDS encoding GAF domain-containing sensor histidine kinase — MPENETPFANNTVKDLTQAHHLLKNISLIIQILNEENVDLNTSLNRILSLLLEYLGVEQGSIMVLEKRMLVVAAATRTDLIGKKQPIDDSSIAAWVARTGIPIFIPDISKDERFPARSGFYKKNAVLSAPILQNKKLLGVINATDKGGDKDLLKEDIAYLLDFSSLIISILVQKKMQQELQRQRNILKKKNQELKLQEKLRDDLYRLLIHDLKTPLAEVVANLDILSYSIKDENREFLESAQIGCDRTVRMISNLITINKIEDGKIKLSLEDVSIPSLLDEARSAITGLARIKDVSIITKIANDLPSLFIDRVLLLRVLQNLLTNSLSYTKEGTHITLGCRLLPGKKKQIDFFVQDQGSGIAKEQQKSIFDKYSRISTQQDALVGTGLGLYFCKLAVELHHGIIGIDSSPGHGCTFHFTLPAE; from the coding sequence ATGCCTGAAAATGAGACACCCTTTGCCAACAACACGGTAAAGGATCTGACCCAGGCCCATCATTTGCTCAAGAACATCTCCCTGATCATCCAGATCCTCAATGAAGAAAATGTCGATTTAAACACCAGCCTCAACCGAATACTCTCCCTCCTGCTGGAATATCTTGGAGTGGAACAGGGATCAATCATGGTCCTCGAAAAACGGATGCTGGTCGTTGCCGCCGCTACCAGGACCGATCTTATCGGCAAGAAGCAACCTATTGATGACAGTTCCATCGCAGCCTGGGTAGCTCGAACCGGGATCCCTATCTTTATTCCGGACATCTCAAAAGATGAACGTTTTCCTGCCAGAAGCGGCTTCTACAAAAAAAATGCCGTCCTCTCCGCCCCTATCCTGCAGAATAAAAAACTGTTAGGGGTCATCAACGCTACTGATAAAGGTGGCGACAAGGACCTGCTCAAAGAGGATATCGCCTATCTCCTCGACTTCAGCAGCCTGATCATCTCCATCCTGGTCCAGAAGAAGATGCAGCAGGAACTCCAACGGCAACGCAATATCTTAAAGAAAAAAAACCAGGAGTTAAAACTCCAGGAAAAATTACGAGACGACCTCTACCGCCTACTGATTCATGACCTCAAGACTCCCTTGGCCGAAGTGGTCGCCAACCTTGACATCCTCTCCTATTCCATTAAGGATGAGAATCGAGAGTTCCTCGAATCTGCCCAGATTGGTTGCGACCGAACAGTGAGGATGATCAGCAACCTGATTACCATCAACAAAATCGAAGATGGGAAGATCAAACTTTCCCTTGAGGATGTCAGTATCCCAAGCCTCCTGGATGAGGCACGAAGCGCCATCACGGGTCTAGCGCGGATCAAGGATGTCAGCATCATCACTAAAATTGCCAATGACCTGCCATCTTTGTTTATTGACCGCGTGTTGCTGCTCCGTGTGCTCCAGAACCTGCTGACCAACTCCCTCAGCTATACCAAGGAGGGCACACATATTACGCTTGGTTGCCGTCTTTTGCCAGGCAAGAAAAAGCAAATCGATTTTTTTGTCCAAGACCAAGGCTCTGGTATCGCCAAAGAGCAGCAGAAGTCCATCTTTGATAAATACTCACGCATTTCCACTCAGCAAGATGCTCTGGTAGGGACTGGACTTGGCCTATATTTCTGTAAACTGGCGGTCGAGTTGCATCATGGCATCATCGGTATTGACAGCTCTCCAGGGCATGGATGCACATTCCACTTCACCCTACCGGCAGAGTAA